One Cicer arietinum cultivar CDC Frontier isolate Library 1 chromosome 8, Cicar.CDCFrontier_v2.0, whole genome shotgun sequence DNA segment encodes these proteins:
- the LOC101515078 gene encoding protein transport protein SEC13 homolog B, translating to MPSQKVETGHQDTVHDVAMDYYGKRLATASSDHTIKIIGVSNSASQPLATLTGHEGPVWEVAWAHPKFGSLLASCSYDGRVILWKEGNQNEWVQAHVFDDHKSSVNSVAWAPHELGLCLACASSDGNISIFTARADGGWDTSRIDQAHPVGVTSVSWAPSMAPGALVGSGLLDPVQKLCSGGCDNTVKVWKLNNGHWKMDCFPALQMHTDWVRDVAWAPNLGLPKSTIASASQDGKVIIWTVGKEGDHWDGKVLNDFKTPVWRVSWSLTGNILAVADGNNNVTLWKEAVDGEWQQVTTVEP from the coding sequence CGCGATGGATTACTATGGAAAGAGGCTGGCCACGGCTTCTTCGGATCACACAATTAAGATAATTGGGGTGAGCAACTCAGCCTCTCAGCCTCTAGCAACTCTGACCGGTCACGAAGGACCTGTTTGGGAGGTGGCATGGGCTCACCCTAAGTTTGGTTCACTGCTTGCTTCGTGTTCTTATGATGGGCGTGTCATTCTATGGAAGGAGGGTAACCAAAACGAATGGGTTCAAGCTCATGTCTTTGATGATCACAAGTCATCTGTGAATTCAGTTGCTTGGGCGCCTCACGAGTTGGGTCTCTGTTTGGCTTGTGCTTCGTCTGATGGGAATATATCTATATTCACTGCAAGAGCAGATGGTGGATGGGACACCTCAAGGATTGATCAAGCTCACCCAGTTGGTGTCACCTCAGTGTCTTGGGCTCCTTCAATGGCACCGGGCGCCCTTGTTGGTTCAGGTTTACTTGATCCTGTGCAGAAGCTTTGCTCTGGTGGTTGTGATAATACTGTGAAGGTGTGGAAGCTCAACAACGGACACTGGAAAATGGACTGCTTCCCTGCACTTCAGATGCATACAGATTGGGTTCGAGATGTTGCTTGGGCACCGAATTTGGGACTTCCTAAATCTACCATTGCTAGTGCATCACAGGATGGTAAAGTCATCATATGGACTGTAGGCAAAGAAGGGGATCATTGGGATGGCAAGGTTTTGAATGATTTCAAGACACCTGTTTGGAGGGTTTCATGGTCATTGACAGGAAATATACTGGCTGTAGCTGATGGAAACAACAATGTGACATTATGGAAAGAAGCAGTAGATGGGGAGTGGCAACAGGTGACAACAGTGGAGCCATAG